The following are encoded together in the Bactrocera neohumeralis isolate Rockhampton chromosome 6, APGP_CSIRO_Bneo_wtdbg2-racon-allhic-juicebox.fasta_v2, whole genome shotgun sequence genome:
- the LOC126762859 gene encoding uncharacterized protein LOC126762859 encodes MGTLHVCFDDVPHYTSATSALAASTLCASNSTAAAYELHSLNAGTANNSLSATTMTLHTEPSKDMPPCSLSPGAVSRTHSISPTPRYERNMSFFQQLSRRFGLLRSSDDPVFSAAEDDSTDSCSSNIVAMPTVQRTTGATNTSLPPNGGNAVNASNSNNCAGAHLELGDACLKDGHGSSSEHISCASSETSSTADIDEQQLHSPTTTTTKSTAAKERRSNARASFSRLHRRSTSSIRRAFENFSLSTRSLSCSGANGTTSADTPHNASQRSGSHNTPIKSALKYNSNVELNRKTQASGTSNSATSIHLSSASASTTSSAKLKCSSSKGKTKPPPQRILRQPVSYTYLKGISGLPTQRVPRSAVCCQYARR; translated from the coding sequence ATGGGCACCTTGCACGTCTGCTTCGACGATGTGCCGCACTACACAAGCGCCACCTCAGCCTTAGCGGCCTCAACGCTGTGCGCCTCCAACTCAACTGCAGCCGCTTATGAGCTGCATAGTTTGAATGCCGGCACAGCAAATAACAGCTTGAGCGCGACGACAATGACGTTGCATACCGAGCCCAGCAAGGACATGCCGCCCTGTAGCCTGTCGCCTGGTGCCGTCAGCAGGACGCACAGCATTTCGCCAACACCGCGCTACGAACGCAATATGAGCTTCTTTCAGCAACTCAGTCGCCGCTTTGGACTGCTGCGCTCCAGCGATGACCCAGTTTTCAGTGCCGCCGAAGACGACTCGACCGATTCATGTTCATCGAACATCGTTGCAATGCCAACTGTGCAGCGCACAACCGGTGCAACGAATACGTCATTGCCGCCAAATGGCGGTAACGCGGTAAACgccagcaacagcaataactgTGCTGGCGCGCACTTGGAATTAGGTGACGCCTGCTTGAAGGACGGTCACGGCTCGAGCAGTGAACACATATCGTGCGCTTCCAGCGAGACAAGCAGCACCGCAGACATTGACGAACAGCAGCTACattcaccaacaacaacaactacgaaATCGACAGCAGCCAAAGAGCGACGCAGCAATGCACGCGCCAGCTTCTCGCGTCTGCATCGTCGCTCCACCTCTTCCATACGACGcgcttttgaaaatttctcgCTATCAACACGTTCGCTATCATGTAGCGGCGCTAACGGCACAACCAGCGCCGACACGCCACACAACGCGTCACAACGTAGCGGCAGCCACAATACGCCCATCAAATCGGCACTGAAATACAACTCGAATGTGGAGCTGAATAGAAAGACACAGGCCAGTGGCACGTCGAATTCGGCAACGAGCATACACTTGTCATCAGCATCAGCCTCAACTACGTCATCGGCGAAATTGAAGTGCTCGTCCTCGAAAGGCAAAACGAAGCCACCACCGCAACGTATACTCCGGCAGCCAGTCTCGTATACATATCTGAAGGGTATATCGGGTCTGCCGACACAACGAGTGCCTCGCAGCGCTGTCTGTTGCCAATACGCCAGGCGTTGA
- the LOC126762777 gene encoding spore coat protein SP96-like: MFYHVNSKRLLMVVLTNLLLITNEHFGHAALTGQCNECFASEAACLDEQNFAICVDGTQINVSTPCPTGMVCTANAAICQATAQGALPVCYEEQCGTCASAQKNFACLDEAIYAICYNGQTPDPSSIDYCPLGYVCDLTNPQICSSAQTVNPSCTIDDTTTDATTTDTTSDSTTETTTDSTTDTTTDTTADSTTDTTTDSTTDTTTATTTDTTTDTTTESTTESTTDTTTDTTTDSTTDTTTATTTDTTTDATTDTTTDSTTDTTTDSTTDKTTETSTATTTGTTTTDTTTHTTTDTTTESTTESTTRTTTVSTTVSTQAPVDANTFCAEKAQTGKFRQEGDTTCARYIYCYRLSGQYLGYQYTCQYYFNAATQACQTVRPDDC; the protein is encoded by the exons ATGTTCTACCACGTGAACTCTAAGCGTTTACTTATGGTCGTGCTGACAAAT CTACTCCTCATCACAAATGAACACTTCGGCCATGCAGCTCTTACCGGGCAATGCAACGAGTGTTTTGCGAGTGAGGCGGCTTGTCTGGACGAGCAGAACTTTGCTATTTGTGTGGACGGTACGCAAATTAATGTGTCTACGCCCTGTCCTACAGGCATGGTTTGCACAGCTAACGCGGCTATATGTCAGGCCACCGCCCAGGGCGCTCTGCCCGTTTGCTATGAGGAGCAGTGTGGAACATGCGCATCTGCGCAGAAGAATTTCGCCTGTCTCGACGAAGCCATCTATGCCATTTGCTATAATGGCCAGACACCAGATCCGAGTTCCATTGATTACTGTCCCTTGGGATATGTATGTGATTTGACTAACCCTCAAATTTGTTCGTCTGCGCAAACCGTAAAT CCATCGTGCACAATTGACGATACAACAACCGATGCAACAACAACGGATACTACAAGCGACTCAACAACTGAAACAACAACTGATTCGACTACAGATACAACAACTGATACGACAGCCGACTCTACAACCGATACAACAACTGATTCAACTACAGATACAACAACTGCTACAACCACAGATACTACAACCGATACAACAACTGAATCAACAACTGAGTCAACTACAGATACAACAACTGATACGACAACCGACTCTACAACTGATACAACTACTGCTACAACCACAGATACTACAACCGATGCAACAACTGATACGACAACGGACTCAACAACCGATACAACAACTGACTCCACAACCGATAAAACAACGGAAACATCAACTGCTACAACAACGGGTACTACAACAACGGATACTACAACCCATACTACAACTGATACAACAACCGAATCAACAACCGAATCAACAACCAGGACAACAACCGTTTCAACAACAGTTTCAACTCAGGCCCCTGTAGATGCCAACACATTTTGTGCTGAAAAGGCCCAAACAGGCAAATTTAGACAAGAGGGTGACACAACATGTGCCAG ATATATTTACTGCTACCGGCTTTCTGGTCAATACTTAGGCTATCAGTACACCTGCCAATACTATTTTAATGCTGCCACTCAAGCATGTCAAACGGTACGTCCGGATGATTGCTAA